The following proteins are encoded in a genomic region of Paenibacillus sp. FSL H3-0469:
- a CDS encoding amino acid ABC transporter substrate-binding protein produces the protein MKKLSLTIMLLLTMVTAAACGSNNTDKTATGGNTGAEPTAAAAEGAASGEQNTLEAVKASGKLRIGTEGTYAPFTFHDADGKLTGFDVEIAEEVTKRLGVKPEFIETQWDGIFAGMDAKRFDVIFNEVSITDERKVKYDFSDPYIVSKAVLIVPEDNQDIKTFADLRGKKAGQSLTSNLGKIATDNGAEIVSTEGFNQAIDLLTSGRIDATVNDGLSYLDLKKQKPDVKIKKVDEIAEGSHSAAVFLKGNDGLVQAVNEAMTAMKSDGTYLKISEKYFGADVSK, from the coding sequence ATGAAAAAACTTAGTCTGACTATTATGCTGCTCCTGACCATGGTCACGGCTGCGGCTTGCGGAAGCAACAATACGGACAAGACAGCAACGGGCGGCAATACCGGGGCTGAGCCTACGGCTGCGGCTGCAGAGGGTGCAGCTTCCGGGGAGCAGAACACCCTGGAGGCCGTCAAAGCCAGCGGCAAGCTGCGCATCGGCACCGAAGGGACCTACGCACCGTTCACCTTCCATGATGCTGACGGCAAGCTGACGGGCTTCGATGTCGAGATCGCCGAAGAAGTGACCAAGCGCCTGGGTGTGAAGCCTGAGTTCATCGAGACGCAGTGGGACGGGATTTTTGCCGGGATGGATGCGAAGCGCTTCGATGTGATTTTCAATGAAGTCTCCATTACCGATGAGCGTAAAGTGAAATATGATTTCTCCGATCCGTATATTGTCTCCAAGGCTGTGCTGATCGTGCCGGAGGATAATCAGGATATTAAGACCTTCGCCGATCTGAGGGGTAAAAAAGCCGGCCAGTCGCTCACCAGCAACCTCGGCAAAATCGCCACAGACAACGGTGCCGAGATCGTATCGACCGAGGGCTTCAATCAGGCGATTGATCTGCTGACCTCCGGCCGGATCGATGCTACCGTCAATGACGGCTTGTCCTACCTCGACCTGAAGAAGCAGAAACCGGATGTCAAGATCAAGAAGGTGGATGAGATTGCCGAAGGCTCGCATAGTGCTGCAGTCTTCCTGAAAGGGAATGACGGGCTGGTACAGGCTGTGAACGAAGCGATGACTGCTATGAAGAGCGATGGAACCTACCTTAAGATCTCCGAGAAGTATTTTGGCGCTGACGTATCGAAATGA
- a CDS encoding helix-turn-helix domain-containing protein — MTTSAACHILSAGFSFHRKPFHMSRSEGVQYYLLRLQTEGRSRTRENGAITTVESGDLMLFAPNDPYYLSIDKEVYPVGKPRIESGDYHIFCSGPWIEEWWGRKQRPAVLRLPMSDHILGLFRQLVLEQRRLSDSSPDISSCYLQILCMEIDRLMIDQPAISPKAYLAYRMKQYVEEHASYAFRLEDVAAHVDISVSRAVHLFKEAFGTTIVKYVNDVRLDMAREKITFSPMPLEHVSETCGFANYTYFHRIFRSRFGMSPKEYRIHSRAQV, encoded by the coding sequence ATGACAACATCTGCCGCTTGCCACATTCTATCCGCCGGATTCTCCTTCCACCGCAAACCGTTTCATATGTCACGCAGCGAGGGCGTACAGTATTATCTGCTGCGGCTCCAGACCGAAGGGCGCAGCCGCACCAGAGAGAACGGAGCTATCACGACCGTTGAGAGCGGTGATCTCATGCTGTTCGCACCGAATGATCCCTACTATTTAAGTATCGACAAGGAAGTCTATCCTGTTGGCAAGCCGAGAATCGAGAGCGGCGACTATCATATCTTTTGCAGCGGTCCATGGATTGAAGAATGGTGGGGACGCAAGCAGCGTCCGGCGGTACTCCGCCTGCCGATGAGCGATCATATTCTCGGCCTCTTCCGCCAGCTTGTGCTGGAACAGCGCCGCTTGTCAGACTCCTCACCGGACATTTCTTCTTGTTATCTGCAGATTCTATGTATGGAGATTGACCGGCTGATGATTGATCAGCCCGCGATTTCACCGAAGGCTTATCTGGCTTACCGGATGAAGCAGTACGTTGAAGAGCATGCCTCTTACGCCTTCCGGCTGGAGGATGTGGCTGCACATGTAGATATCTCGGTCTCCCGGGCAGTTCATCTATTCAAGGAAGCTTTCGGCACCACGATTGTCAAATATGTAAATGATGTACGGCTGGATATGGCCCGGGAAAAGATTACGTTCAGCCCCATGCCGCTGGAGCATGTATCCGAAACCTGCGGATTTGCGAATTATACCTATTTCCACCGGATTTTCCGCAGCCGGTTCGGCATGTCGCCCAAGGAGTACCGTATTCACAGCAGGGCACAGGTTTAA
- a CDS encoding amino acid ABC transporter ATP-binding protein: MIEIRDLHKSFGPLEVLKGVDLTVEHGQVMVIIGPSGSGKTTLLRCFNLLETPDKGSLTLNTVKLDFTPGAKIPQRTVLSLRQQTGMVFQSYNLFPHMTALGNVMEGQVTVQKRSKEEARSKALALLDKVGLADKADSYPHQLSGGQQQRVAIARAMAVSPEVLLFDEPTSALDPELVGEVLKVIKQLAREGMTMVIVTHEMKFAADVADRIILMDNGVILEQGTPREVLEQTKNPRALQFLNRLSGEA; encoded by the coding sequence ATGATTGAAATACGCGATTTACATAAGTCCTTCGGGCCGCTGGAGGTGCTAAAAGGTGTGGATCTCACCGTTGAACACGGCCAGGTAATGGTCATTATCGGACCTTCCGGCTCCGGCAAAACCACACTGCTGCGCTGCTTCAACCTGCTGGAGACCCCCGATAAGGGCAGTCTTACGCTGAACACGGTTAAGCTGGATTTCACCCCGGGCGCCAAAATTCCACAGCGTACCGTACTGTCCCTGCGCCAGCAGACAGGAATGGTGTTCCAGTCCTATAATCTGTTCCCGCATATGACGGCACTCGGCAATGTGATGGAGGGACAGGTCACGGTACAAAAGCGTTCCAAGGAAGAAGCGCGCAGCAAAGCGCTGGCCCTGCTGGACAAGGTGGGTCTGGCAGATAAGGCAGACTCGTATCCGCATCAGCTGTCCGGCGGCCAGCAGCAGCGTGTAGCGATAGCACGTGCAATGGCGGTCTCGCCGGAGGTGCTGCTATTCGATGAGCCGACCTCGGCGCTTGATCCTGAGCTGGTCGGCGAGGTGCTGAAGGTCATCAAGCAGCTGGCCCGGGAAGGAATGACGATGGTCATCGTCACCCATGAGATGAAATTCGCGGCCGATGTGGCCGACCGGATCATCCTGATGGATAACGGAGTTATTCTGGAGCAGGGAACCCCCCGGGAAGTATTGGAGCAGACGAAGAACCCGCGCGCCCTGCAATTCCTCAACCGGTTGAGCGGGGAAGCGTGA
- a CDS encoding TIGR00266 family protein: MKYDVLYDGAFAMLKVMLEPGESVKAEMGAMVAMSPNVELRGTVDGGIMRGLGRMLSGEKFFFQELTATRGQSEVLLSPGAIGDVQAIELDGSYKLIVQKDGFLAGTQGIQVNTKMQNLTRGLFSGEGFFILEISGRGTVFLSSFGAIHAINLGPGEEMIIDNGHLVAWPDYMEYKIEKAASGWLNSLTSGEALVCRFRGEGVILVQTRNPGSFGTWIKSFVPNRS, translated from the coding sequence ATGAAATATGATGTGCTGTATGACGGCGCCTTCGCCATGCTGAAAGTCATGCTGGAACCGGGCGAAAGCGTTAAAGCAGAGATGGGGGCGATGGTGGCCATGTCACCGAATGTGGAGCTCAGAGGCACCGTGGACGGCGGAATTATGCGCGGCCTGGGCCGCATGCTGAGCGGGGAGAAATTCTTCTTCCAGGAGCTGACCGCCACGCGCGGACAGAGTGAGGTGCTGCTCTCACCCGGTGCCATCGGGGATGTACAGGCCATTGAGCTGGACGGGTCGTACAAGCTGATTGTTCAGAAGGATGGCTTCCTGGCTGGAACCCAAGGCATTCAGGTCAATACCAAGATGCAGAATCTGACCCGCGGCCTGTTCTCCGGCGAAGGCTTCTTCATTCTCGAAATCAGCGGCAGGGGCACCGTCTTCCTCTCCTCCTTCGGAGCGATTCACGCCATTAACCTCGGACCGGGCGAAGAGATGATCATCGATAACGGACATCTTGTAGCTTGGCCCGACTATATGGAATACAAGATAGAAAAAGCTGCCTCCGGCTGGCTGAACAGCTTAACCAGCGGCGAGGCCCTGGTCTGCCGGTTCCGCGGCGAAGGGGTGATCCTGGTTCAGACCCGCAATCCCGGCAGCTTCGGAACCTGGATCAAATCCTTCGTGCCGAACCGCTCCTAG
- a CDS encoding ABC transporter ATP-binding protein, translating to MINISNLSYAFGTGSSRTPVFSELSMNVQRGEFISVVGGSGCGKSTLFKIIAGLLEPGSGRIMLNGAESSAAAKRLGSVAYMPQQDLLLPWRTVLDNCLLPWELKRSRPKAAAIAEIRTLLRRFGLDGTEAAYPQELSGGMRQRVAVLRTVAAGNDLLLLDEPFGALDAITKRSLQRWLLELWAELDKTVLFITHDLEEALLLSDRIYLMTGREGSGMQEFSAGLPRPRHHSLNYEPQFAALRQELELKLYENRRS from the coding sequence ATGATCAATATTAGCAATCTGTCCTATGCCTTCGGGACCGGTTCGTCCCGGACCCCCGTCTTCTCAGAGCTGTCCATGAATGTGCAGCGCGGCGAATTCATCTCTGTCGTAGGCGGAAGCGGATGCGGCAAAAGCACCTTGTTCAAAATCATCGCCGGTCTGCTGGAGCCGGGCAGCGGCAGGATTATGCTGAACGGAGCCGAGTCCTCTGCAGCTGCGAAGAGGCTGGGCAGTGTGGCCTACATGCCCCAGCAGGATCTTCTTCTGCCCTGGCGCACCGTACTGGACAATTGTCTGCTGCCCTGGGAGCTCAAGCGCAGCCGGCCCAAAGCAGCCGCTATTGCCGAGATCCGCACCCTGCTGCGCCGCTTCGGCCTTGACGGGACCGAAGCGGCTTATCCGCAGGAGCTGTCGGGCGGAATGCGGCAGCGCGTGGCGGTCCTCCGCACCGTGGCGGCCGGAAACGACCTGCTGCTGCTCGATGAGCCGTTCGGGGCGCTCGATGCCATTACGAAGCGCTCGCTGCAGCGTTGGCTGCTGGAGTTATGGGCGGAGCTGGACAAAACGGTGCTGTTCATCACCCATGACCTGGAAGAGGCGCTCTTGCTCAGTGACAGAATCTATCTAATGACCGGCAGAGAGGGCAGCGGGATGCAGGAATTCTCAGCCGGTCTCCCCCGTCCGCGTCATCACAGTCTGAACTATGAACCGCAGTTCGCCGCCCTGCGCCAGGAATTGGAGCTGAAGCTATATGAGAACCGCCGCTCCTAG
- a CDS encoding amino acid ABC transporter permease, producing the protein MDDRQIQIFLDSLLPLFKAGVAFTLPLAVASFILGLLLAVITALARLSSWRLPRLFARFYVWVIRGTPLLVQLFIIFYGLPAAGIVLDPFIAALIGFTLSVGAYSSEIVRAAILSIHKGQWEAAFSVGMSRKQALRRVILPQAARVSVPPLSNSFISLVKDTSLAASITYVEIFRKAQQIVATSYEPLLLYCEAALFYLLFCSVLSALQNNLEKRLDRYSAS; encoded by the coding sequence ATGGATGACCGCCAAATACAAATATTTCTCGATTCACTGCTGCCTCTGTTCAAAGCGGGGGTGGCTTTTACCCTTCCCCTTGCGGTAGCATCCTTTATTCTGGGGCTGCTGCTGGCGGTGATTACTGCGCTTGCCCGGCTGTCCTCCTGGAGGCTTCCGAGGCTGTTCGCCCGTTTCTATGTCTGGGTGATCCGGGGAACGCCGCTGCTGGTACAGCTGTTCATTATTTTCTATGGACTGCCCGCCGCCGGGATTGTGCTTGATCCGTTCATCGCCGCGCTTATCGGATTCACGCTCAGTGTCGGGGCCTATTCCTCGGAGATTGTCCGGGCTGCCATTCTGTCTATCCACAAGGGCCAGTGGGAAGCCGCGTTCTCTGTGGGGATGAGCCGGAAGCAGGCACTGCGCCGGGTGATCTTGCCTCAAGCTGCCCGTGTGTCAGTTCCGCCGTTATCGAATTCTTTTATTAGCCTGGTTAAAGATACTTCGCTTGCGGCCAGTATTACTTATGTTGAGATATTCAGAAAAGCCCAGCAGATTGTGGCGACCTCCTATGAACCTCTGTTGCTGTATTGCGAAGCGGCGCTGTTCTATCTGCTGTTCTGCTCTGTATTGTCTGCGCTGCAGAATAACTTGGAGAAGCGGCTGGACCGGTATTCGGCCAGTTAA
- a CDS encoding DHA2 family efflux MFS transporter permease subunit, with the protein MDQTLKQEADFRLSSILVPLLAIIAGVFMVVLDSTAMNVALSRLVVDFKTDLHTLQWVVTGYMLAQASVIPLSGWLSDRFGAKTVFLTAVIVFTIGSILCATPSSAEWLIVFRVIQGLGGGCVLPVGMAYVYRLAPKSKVGVVMGIMGIPVLFAPAIGPVLSGWLVEYHSWRWIFLINIPIGIIAVLIGLRKLPNAAKNSVPGMDKLGMVLGPLAFASLTYGVSQGAQSWTSEKTLIGLLLGAVALIAFVIAELRSKTPLLELRILKSVDFTTGIIVQWIAQFGLYGALFLLPQFLQQARGFGAFDTGLTLLPQAIASGLMMPIAGILFDRIGVRWLVVCGLSLVSGALFQYSHVDLTTQSRDLILPLIMCGAGMGMMMMPMNTHLLNKAPSHLVNRVTSLTNSMQQVITSLAVSTLVTILTARTTARGIEMQEAAAAAGKSTAGASQQALLLAKQTVLSQGFADTFHIMMFVALGGAVLGLLLRRGRHAGTERSKEQATPEIMHV; encoded by the coding sequence ATGGATCAGACCTTGAAGCAGGAAGCCGATTTCCGGCTGTCCAGCATTCTGGTTCCGCTGCTGGCCATTATTGCCGGAGTATTTATGGTTGTGCTGGACAGTACGGCGATGAACGTAGCCTTGTCCAGGCTGGTGGTGGATTTCAAGACGGATCTGCATACGCTGCAGTGGGTAGTTACCGGATATATGCTGGCCCAGGCTTCAGTTATCCCGTTGTCAGGCTGGCTGTCTGACCGGTTCGGGGCCAAGACAGTCTTCCTGACGGCGGTAATTGTGTTTACGATAGGCTCGATTCTGTGCGCTACACCAAGCAGCGCCGAATGGCTGATTGTTTTCCGGGTCATTCAGGGACTGGGCGGCGGCTGTGTGCTCCCTGTAGGGATGGCCTATGTGTACAGACTGGCTCCCAAAAGCAAGGTTGGCGTAGTCATGGGCATTATGGGCATTCCCGTCCTGTTCGCACCGGCTATTGGTCCGGTATTGTCGGGCTGGCTGGTTGAATACCATTCCTGGCGCTGGATCTTTCTCATTAATATTCCGATTGGCATCATTGCGGTGCTGATTGGACTGCGCAAGCTGCCGAATGCGGCGAAGAACAGCGTGCCCGGCATGGATAAGCTAGGTATGGTTCTTGGCCCGCTGGCTTTTGCTTCGCTCACTTACGGAGTTAGCCAAGGCGCTCAGAGCTGGACCTCCGAGAAAACGCTGATCGGGCTGCTGCTGGGCGCTGTGGCGCTAATCGCTTTTGTCATCGCAGAGCTGCGCTCCAAGACACCGCTGCTGGAGCTGCGGATTCTGAAATCTGTAGATTTCACGACAGGAATCATCGTGCAATGGATCGCCCAATTCGGCTTATACGGCGCGTTATTCCTGCTCCCGCAATTTCTGCAGCAGGCCCGCGGCTTCGGCGCATTTGATACCGGTCTGACGCTGCTGCCGCAGGCGATCGCTTCCGGGCTGATGATGCCTATTGCCGGGATACTGTTCGACCGGATAGGTGTGCGCTGGCTCGTGGTCTGCGGCCTCAGTCTGGTCTCCGGCGCGTTATTCCAGTATTCCCATGTGGATCTTACCACGCAGAGCCGCGATTTGATTCTTCCGCTGATCATGTGCGGGGCCGGCATGGGTATGATGATGATGCCAATGAACACGCATCTGCTCAACAAGGCGCCAAGCCATCTGGTGAACCGGGTAACCTCGCTGACGAACTCGATGCAGCAGGTAATTACTTCGCTGGCCGTCTCGACGCTGGTTACCATTCTGACCGCAAGAACAACGGCGCGCGGCATAGAGATGCAGGAAGCGGCGGCGGCTGCCGGGAAAAGCACCGCAGGCGCTTCACAGCAAGCGCTGCTGCTGGCTAAGCAAACCGTATTATCTCAGGGCTTCGCGGACACGTTCCACATTATGATGTTTGTCGCGCTTGGCGGTGCGGTCCTTGGACTGCTGCTGCGCCGGGGCCGCCATGCCGGAACTGAACGTTCCAAGGAACAGGCGACGCCAGAAATCATGCACGTGTAG
- a CDS encoding transcriptional repressor, translated as MNRVANISQQFAAHNYKLTPQREAIVRVLLDNEKDHLSVEEVYMLVKRSYPHLGLATVYRTLELLCELHIVQKMNFGDGVARYDLRDDDHMHMHHHLICNVCGKLEEIKDDWLVELEARVAREYGFSVTDHRLDFKGTYNSCQKNGCKGDKDCRAVS; from the coding sequence GTGAACCGAGTGGCAAATATCAGCCAGCAGTTTGCGGCTCATAATTATAAGCTTACACCACAGCGTGAGGCGATAGTGAGAGTGCTGCTGGATAATGAGAAGGATCATCTAAGCGTGGAAGAGGTATACATGCTAGTCAAGCGCAGTTACCCGCATTTGGGGCTGGCGACGGTCTACCGTACCTTGGAGCTGCTGTGTGAACTTCATATTGTGCAAAAAATGAATTTCGGCGACGGCGTCGCCCGTTATGATCTGCGCGACGACGACCATATGCATATGCATCATCACCTGATCTGCAATGTATGCGGTAAGCTGGAAGAGATCAAGGATGATTGGCTGGTGGAGCTGGAGGCGCGGGTAGCCCGTGAATATGGCTTCAGTGTGACCGATCACCGTCTCGATTTCAAAGGCACCTATAATAGTTGTCAAAAGAACGGCTGCAAGGGCGACAAGGACTGCCGCGCCGTCTCATAA
- a CDS encoding S-layer homology domain-containing protein yields the protein MTLKKYTIAAITAATLLSFSFGGQMFAAGSSFKDIGSISGKDKIDTLKEQGRIKGISDTQFLPGAIVSTAQGVQFISGGLQLSLAAIDFNKAPQASAIFSKVKDNAWYAEAFINAHYNGVNIPANIDPAKPISKELYTSMLVQAVEKAGNLPMINLVPATLADADALDPSYQGSIQRALKYKITALDASGKFNPKSTITRAEAAVMLYNTLDYLKSVSDGGTQK from the coding sequence ATGACATTGAAAAAATACACTATCGCAGCTATAACCGCAGCCACCCTTCTCTCCTTCTCGTTCGGCGGGCAGATGTTTGCAGCCGGCAGCAGCTTTAAGGATATCGGCAGTATAAGCGGCAAAGATAAAATAGATACACTAAAGGAACAAGGACGGATCAAAGGAATATCAGACACACAGTTTCTTCCCGGAGCCATAGTATCGACTGCACAAGGTGTTCAGTTCATCTCCGGTGGTCTGCAGCTTAGCCTGGCCGCTATTGATTTCAATAAGGCCCCCCAGGCCAGTGCTATTTTCTCCAAAGTAAAGGACAATGCCTGGTACGCGGAAGCCTTCATCAATGCGCACTATAATGGTGTGAATATCCCGGCCAATATCGATCCGGCGAAGCCGATTTCTAAAGAGCTGTATACCAGTATGCTGGTTCAAGCTGTGGAGAAGGCCGGTAACCTGCCGATGATCAATCTCGTCCCGGCTACGCTTGCAGATGCAGACGCGCTGGACCCTTCCTACCAGGGCAGCATTCAGCGGGCGCTGAAATACAAGATCACTGCTCTCGATGCCAGCGGCAAGTTCAATCCGAAGAGCACGATTACCCGCGCTGAAGCAGCAGTTATGCTGTACAACACGCTGGACTACTTGAAGTCCGTTAGCGATGGCGGCACACAGAAGTAA
- a CDS encoding sugar phosphate isomerase/epimerase codes for MLKVGLQLYTLREELEQDFEGTIRKVAELGYSGVEFFHYFGRTAGQVKALLEETGLVAVGAHRPYDAMLNDTEQEIAFNLEIGNRNLIVPYLTEEQRNWPEVAAGLRTIGDKCQAAGAVLSYHNHDFEFTEKVDGQPAFDYLFETVSAEQLQVEMDTCWVYYGGYDPAEYIRKYAGRLPIIHLKDLKKKEDGSPETVVLGEGEVDLAAIIEAAAAAGVEWAVVEQDFCSRSPLGSVADSLNWIKTYENQGGSIHV; via the coding sequence ATGCTTAAGGTTGGACTGCAGCTGTATACGCTGAGAGAAGAACTGGAACAGGATTTCGAAGGGACTATACGTAAGGTAGCCGAGCTGGGCTACAGCGGTGTGGAGTTCTTCCACTATTTCGGCCGTACGGCCGGGCAGGTGAAGGCGCTGCTTGAAGAGACAGGGCTTGTTGCTGTCGGAGCCCACCGCCCGTACGATGCGATGCTGAATGATACGGAGCAGGAGATCGCCTTCAATCTGGAGATCGGCAACCGCAATCTGATTGTGCCTTATCTGACAGAAGAACAACGGAACTGGCCGGAGGTAGCGGCGGGTCTGCGGACCATCGGCGATAAATGCCAGGCTGCCGGTGCTGTTCTGTCTTATCATAATCATGATTTTGAATTCACGGAGAAGGTTGACGGCCAGCCAGCCTTTGATTATCTGTTCGAAACGGTGTCTGCGGAGCAGCTTCAAGTAGAGATGGATACATGCTGGGTGTATTACGGCGGATATGATCCGGCAGAATATATCCGTAAGTACGCAGGACGCCTGCCGATCATCCACCTCAAAGATCTGAAGAAGAAAGAAGACGGCTCACCGGAGACTGTAGTACTCGGCGAGGGTGAAGTGGATTTGGCTGCGATCATTGAAGCAGCAGCTGCGGCTGGTGTGGAATGGGCAGTGGTCGAGCAGGACTTCTGCAGCCGCTCGCCGCTTGGTAGTGTGGCTGACAGCTTGAACTGGATCAAAACATATGAGAATCAAGGAGGAAGTATTCATGTCTAA
- a CDS encoding Gfo/Idh/MocA family oxidoreductase, translating into MSNKLKIAIIGCGGIANGKHMPSLARQEDAEMVAFCDIVEERAQEAAKTYGSEGAAVFTDFRELLATGGFDIVHVCTPNDSHSEITVAALEAGNHVLCEKPMAKTTAQAKEMLDAAKRTGKKLSIAYQNRFRADSEYLKGLCEEGELGDIYYGKAIALRRRAVPTWGVFLDEEKQGGGPLIDIGTHALDLTLWLMNNYKPRMVVGSTFHKLGQKKNAANAFGPWDPEQFKVEDSAFGFITMENGATIVLESSWALNVSEFGEAKTMLAGTEGGADMKDGLRLNGERAGRLYETKVDLSSGGVAFYSGAAENEADREARLWLEAVREDKDPVVLPEQAFVVTQILEAVYESARTGRAVYFDGSSDN; encoded by the coding sequence ATGTCTAACAAACTCAAAATTGCTATTATCGGTTGCGGTGGTATCGCAAACGGCAAACATATGCCAAGCCTTGCCCGTCAGGAGGATGCCGAAATGGTGGCATTCTGTGATATTGTGGAAGAACGTGCCCAGGAGGCTGCGAAGACTTACGGTTCAGAGGGAGCTGCCGTATTTACCGATTTCCGTGAGCTGCTGGCAACGGGCGGCTTCGATATCGTGCATGTCTGCACGCCGAATGACAGCCACTCCGAGATTACGGTTGCTGCACTGGAAGCCGGCAATCATGTGCTATGTGAGAAGCCAATGGCCAAGACCACTGCACAGGCCAAGGAAATGCTGGATGCCGCTAAGCGTACCGGCAAGAAATTGTCCATCGCCTATCAGAACCGATTCCGCGCAGACAGTGAATATCTGAAGGGGCTGTGTGAAGAAGGAGAGCTTGGCGATATCTATTACGGTAAGGCTATTGCGCTCCGCCGCCGCGCCGTACCAACCTGGGGCGTGTTCCTGGATGAAGAGAAGCAGGGCGGAGGACCGCTGATCGATATCGGTACCCATGCACTGGACCTGACACTCTGGCTGATGAATAACTACAAGCCGCGTATGGTTGTAGGCTCTACCTTCCATAAGCTGGGCCAGAAGAAAAATGCTGCGAATGCCTTCGGTCCATGGGACCCTGAACAATTCAAGGTAGAAGATTCCGCCTTCGGCTTCATTACAATGGAGAACGGTGCTACAATTGTACTTGAATCCAGCTGGGCGCTGAACGTATCTGAATTCGGTGAAGCGAAGACGATGCTTGCCGGAACGGAAGGCGGAGCGGATATGAAGGACGGGCTGCGTCTGAACGGCGAACGTGCCGGCCGCCTGTATGAGACCAAGGTGGACCTGTCCTCCGGCGGTGTCGCCTTCTACAGCGGAGCTGCGGAGAATGAAGCAGACCGTGAAGCCCGTCTGTGGCTGGAAGCCGTAAGAGAAGACAAAGACCCGGTGGTTCTGCCGGAGCAGGCCTTCGTAGTTACCCAGATTCTTGAAGCAGTGTATGAATCAGCACGTACCGGACGCGCCGTATATTTCGACGGAAGTTCTGACAACTAA
- a CDS encoding TetR/AcrR family transcriptional regulator, with amino-acid sequence MKKPDTDAAQLQPSASQAIESASPMSADPYVQRILEAARQLFTESGLEAVSMYSIAKRAGIGQGSLYRRFTDKGEICSALLKGSADQFLSGLEQQVAASAGEAPALAQLQSSIEQIADFIEQYAELLNMIKAEFTGKKQLTQFEHPFFQRLGVMMTELLERAAAGGEIIDIDPAFAATALISILSPDLYLYEQKRHHSSKLDISRGIVTLFVTGLAKR; translated from the coding sequence ATGAAAAAGCCAGACACCGACGCTGCACAGCTCCAGCCGTCAGCTTCGCAAGCCATAGAATCCGCTTCGCCCATGTCCGCCGATCCTTATGTACAGCGGATTCTTGAAGCTGCCCGCCAGTTGTTCACCGAGAGCGGACTTGAGGCGGTCAGCATGTACAGCATTGCCAAGCGGGCAGGCATAGGGCAAGGCTCCCTGTACCGCCGTTTCACAGATAAGGGTGAGATCTGTTCTGCCCTGCTGAAGGGCAGCGCAGACCAATTCCTGTCCGGGCTGGAGCAGCAGGTGGCTGCCAGTGCCGGCGAAGCCCCGGCTCTCGCTCAGCTGCAGAGCAGCATTGAGCAGATTGCCGATTTCATAGAGCAATATGCCGAGTTGCTGAATATGATCAAAGCCGAGTTCACCGGCAAGAAGCAGCTGACCCAGTTTGAGCATCCTTTTTTTCAGCGGCTGGGCGTGATGATGACAGAGCTGCTGGAGCGCGCTGCGGCAGGTGGTGAGATTATTGACATTGATCCGGCCTTTGCGGCCACGGCCTTAATCTCTATCCTCAGTCCCGATCTGTACCTGTATGAGCAGAAGCGGCACCACTCCTCCAAGCTGGACATCTCCAGGGGCATCGTCACTTTGTTCGTGACCGGTCTGGCGAAGCGCTGA